Proteins encoded by one window of Anaerosalibacter sp. Marseille-P3206:
- a CDS encoding glycosyltransferase family 4 protein codes for MYQRLFDSLEKLNIDEDAYVFIDKSYKTKEEYPSNIYISKCYNKFDRLFFHVKHTKVLNDIKSKMEFKKYDIMHAHSLFSNGYIAYKLNQEYNIPYIVAVRNTDLNVFFDKMIHLRVMGVNILKNAQKVIFISEPYKKYTINKFIPDKYKKEIEKKSVVIPNGIDEFWLKNKFKDRNTHKDNKIKLIYAGNVDTNKNIETTIMVCERLIEQGCEISYKIIGKITDKKYNDFIKKYLFIEYIPYCQKEDLINYYKDSDIFVMPSKHETFGLVYAEAMSQGLPIIYTREQGFDGQFDEGEVGYSVQYDSSEEIVEKIKDILNDYEVISNNCIEKVDRFDWDKIAKEYLNIYLECSKTNIIY; via the coding sequence TTGTATCAAAGACTATTTGATTCTTTAGAAAAACTCAATATAGACGAAGATGCGTATGTTTTTATAGATAAAAGTTATAAGACAAAAGAAGAGTATCCATCAAATATTTATATATCTAAATGTTACAATAAATTTGATAGATTATTCTTTCATGTAAAGCATACTAAAGTTTTAAACGATATAAAGAGTAAAATGGAGTTTAAAAAATATGATATAATGCATGCACATTCTTTATTTTCAAATGGATACATAGCGTATAAATTGAATCAAGAGTATAACATACCATATATAGTGGCAGTTAGAAATACAGATCTAAATGTATTCTTTGACAAGATGATACACTTAAGAGTAATGGGTGTAAATATATTAAAAAATGCACAGAAAGTTATATTTATATCTGAGCCATATAAGAAATATACTATAAATAAATTTATTCCTGATAAATATAAAAAGGAAATAGAAAAAAAATCTGTAGTCATACCAAATGGTATAGATGAGTTTTGGTTAAAAAACAAGTTTAAAGATAGAAATACACATAAAGACAATAAAATAAAGCTTATTTATGCAGGGAATGTTGATACTAACAAGAATATAGAAACTACTATAATGGTCTGTGAACGTTTAATAGAACAAGGTTGTGAAATAAGCTATAAGATAATAGGAAAGATAACAGATAAAAAATATAATGATTTTATTAAAAAATATTTATTTATTGAGTATATACCTTATTGTCAAAAAGAAGATTTAATAAATTATTATAAAGATTCAGATATTTTTGTAATGCCTTCAAAACATGAAACCTTTGGCCTTGTATATGCAGAAGCAATGTCTCAAGGATTACCAATAATTTATACAAGAGAGCAAGGGTTTGATGGACAATTTGACGAAGGGGAAGTTGGATATTCAGTTCAATATGATTCGTCAGAGGAAATAGTTGAGAAGATTAAAGATATTTTAAATGATTATGAAGTTATTTCAAATAATTGTATAGAAAAAGTTGATAGATTTGATTGGGATAAGATAGCTAAAGAGTATTTAAATATATATCTTGAATGTAGTAAAACAAATATTATTTATTAA
- a CDS encoding nucleotide sugar dehydrogenase has translation MDLFNKIMNKEEKISVIGLGYVGLPLAIEFAKKYDVVGFDINEKKLDKYLNGIDVTNEVGDKAVKNTTMTFTDDEYKLKDARFHIIAVPTPINHDKTPNLDPVINASKTVGRNLTKGSIVVYESTVYPGTTEEICVPILEKESGLKIGVDFKVGYSPERINPGDNVNTLTKIIKIVSGSDEEALEIISKVYVSIIKAGIHKAESIKIAEAAKVIENSQRDINIAFMNELAMVFNKMGIDTKAVLEAAGTKWNFLNFTPGLVGGHCIGVDPYYFVYKAEQLGYHSQIILAGRKINDDMGKYVASNVIKKMIQAEQSIKGSRVAIFGITFKENCPDVRNTKVVDIIEELEEYGIDVVVHDPVADKDEVYREYGIHLVEKEEINNLNCVVLAVAHNDFKEGYGFKFLDKLYKTDDKVIIDIKHILDRKECEKKGYSYWSL, from the coding sequence ATGGACTTATTTAATAAAATTATGAATAAAGAAGAAAAAATATCAGTTATTGGTCTTGGATATGTTGGCTTACCTTTAGCAATTGAATTTGCAAAAAAATATGATGTAGTTGGATTTGATATAAATGAGAAGAAATTAGATAAATATTTAAATGGTATTGATGTAACAAATGAAGTTGGAGATAAAGCTGTAAAAAATACTACTATGACTTTTACTGATGATGAATACAAATTAAAAGACGCCAGGTTTCATATAATTGCGGTGCCTACTCCAATCAATCATGATAAAACACCTAATTTAGATCCAGTTATTAATGCAAGTAAAACTGTAGGCAGAAATCTTACAAAAGGCTCTATAGTAGTTTATGAATCTACAGTATATCCAGGTACTACAGAAGAAATTTGTGTTCCTATACTTGAAAAAGAATCAGGTTTAAAAATTGGAGTTGATTTTAAAGTTGGATATTCTCCAGAACGTATTAATCCTGGAGATAATGTAAATACATTAACTAAAATAATAAAAATAGTTTCTGGATCAGACGAAGAAGCTCTTGAAATCATTTCAAAAGTATATGTTTCAATTATAAAAGCAGGAATTCATAAAGCAGAATCAATAAAGATAGCAGAAGCTGCAAAAGTTATTGAAAACTCTCAAAGAGATATAAACATTGCATTTATGAATGAACTTGCTATGGTGTTTAATAAAATGGGTATTGACACAAAAGCCGTTTTAGAAGCTGCAGGAACAAAGTGGAACTTTCTTAACTTTACACCAGGTTTAGTTGGAGGTCATTGCATAGGCGTTGATCCATATTATTTTGTGTATAAAGCAGAACAGTTAGGTTATCATTCACAAATAATTCTTGCCGGGAGAAAAATTAATGATGACATGGGGAAGTATGTTGCTAGTAATGTAATAAAGAAAATGATTCAGGCAGAACAGTCAATAAAAGGTTCTAGGGTAGCAATTTTTGGCATTACTTTTAAAGAAAATTGTCCAGACGTAAGGAATACTAAGGTGGTAGATATTATTGAAGAGTTAGAAGAATATGGTATTGATGTAGTGGTACATGATCCTGTAGCAGATAAAGATGAAGTGTATAGGGAGTATGGAATACATTTAGTAGAAAAGGAAGAAATAAATAATTTAAATTGTGTAGTATTAGCTGTAGCACATAATGATTTTAAGGAAGGTTATGGATTTAAATTTTTGGACAAACTATATAAAACTGATGATAAAGTTATAATAGATATTAAACATATATTAGACAGAAAAGAATGTGAGAAAAAAGGATATTCTTATTGGAGTTTATAA
- a CDS encoding nucleotide sugar dehydrogenase, translating to MLRKKICVIGLGYIGLPTSAMFATHGCKVIGVDVNEKVVNALNRGEIIIEEPYLDIMVQAAVRSEHLKADTKPHEADVFIISVPTPITEDKKADMGCVISAAEMIVPYLKKGNLVILESTSPTGTVEELLVPILEKSGLKIGEELYVGHSPERVLPGKILWELVNNNRIVGGINRESAEKIRDLYKIFVNGEIYLTTATIAEMCKTMENTYRDVNIALANELAKICEKAGINAWEVIELCNKHPRVNLHQPGPGVGGHCLAVDPWFIIEKNPELAKIIELSRKTNDSMPQHVLNRINEILKDIKGTKKVTILGITYKPNIDDMRESPIVKLIDLLEQRDDYEISVYDPHVKEYKYQAKDLIDASKESDLILLAVNHDIFKTLPLSDMGRVMRNTILFDTRDFLDRDDVEDKGFNYELLGEGSR from the coding sequence ATGTTAAGAAAAAAAATATGTGTTATAGGGCTAGGCTACATCGGGTTACCAACAAGTGCTATGTTTGCTACTCATGGATGTAAAGTAATAGGTGTAGATGTAAATGAAAAAGTTGTAAATGCATTAAATAGAGGAGAAATTATTATTGAGGAACCTTATTTGGATATTATGGTACAAGCTGCAGTTAGATCTGAACATCTAAAAGCAGATACAAAGCCACATGAAGCAGATGTATTTATTATTTCAGTACCAACACCAATTACAGAAGATAAAAAAGCTGATATGGGTTGCGTTATTTCGGCAGCAGAAATGATAGTACCATATCTTAAAAAAGGAAATCTAGTTATATTAGAGTCAACATCTCCAACAGGAACAGTAGAAGAATTACTTGTACCTATACTAGAAAAGTCAGGACTTAAAATTGGGGAAGAACTATATGTAGGCCATTCTCCAGAAAGAGTTCTTCCAGGCAAAATATTATGGGAATTAGTTAATAATAATAGAATTGTTGGTGGAATCAATAGAGAATCTGCTGAAAAGATAAGAGATTTATATAAGATTTTTGTTAATGGAGAGATATATCTTACTACTGCTACTATAGCTGAAATGTGTAAGACTATGGAAAATACTTATAGAGATGTAAATATAGCATTAGCAAATGAATTAGCAAAGATATGTGAAAAGGCTGGAATTAATGCATGGGAAGTAATTGAACTATGTAATAAACATCCAAGAGTTAATCTTCATCAACCAGGGCCAGGAGTAGGAGGACATTGTTTAGCAGTAGATCCTTGGTTTATCATAGAGAAAAATCCTGAATTGGCTAAAATTATTGAGTTATCAAGAAAAACTAATGATAGTATGCCACAACACGTATTAAATAGAATAAATGAGATTTTGAAAGATATAAAAGGAACTAAAAAAGTAACTATTCTAGGGATTACATATAAACCTAATATAGATGATATGAGAGAAAGTCCTATTGTAAAACTTATTGATTTATTAGAGCAGAGAGATGATTATGAAATAAGTGTATATGACCCTCACGTAAAGGAATATAAGTATCAAGCTAAAGATTTAATAGATGCTTCAAAAGAAAGTGACTTGATACTATTAGCTGTAAATCATGATATATTTAAAACTTTGCCTTTAAGTGATATGGGTAGAGTAATGAGGAATACAATTTTATTTGATACAAGGGATTTTTTAGATAGAGATGATGTCGAAGATAAGGGATTTAATTATGAGCTATTAGGTGAAGGTAGTAGGTAG